The Sporomusa termitida genome has a window encoding:
- a CDS encoding energy-coupling factor ABC transporter ATP-binding protein — protein MAAVEFENFSYAYPTGEVVLEQVSLTVAKGAFTVITGPSGAGKTTLALAVAGVVPHYFGGRQGGKVLVGGVNSSQRSMGELSEQVGTVLADYESQLVAMTVAEEVAFGLETSGLSRNEIKQQVSVTLAKVGLAGLEECQVAGLSGGQKQRLAIASVLVMSPAILVLDEPASALDPEGAAGIYELLYDLNCQGTTVIVVEHQLARILPYASQVAVLQGGSLEFTGDVSQTLAYMWQQPELKLGVPSLWAIKLTLEQETGLSLGAWKTERQAAEELNRLTCIKGVARSA, from the coding sequence ATGGCAGCTGTGGAATTTGAAAATTTTTCTTATGCTTATCCTACCGGTGAGGTGGTGCTTGAACAGGTATCCCTAACGGTTGCCAAGGGTGCATTTACTGTAATTACCGGCCCCAGCGGCGCTGGTAAGACGACGCTGGCTCTGGCTGTTGCCGGGGTTGTACCGCATTATTTTGGCGGGCGGCAGGGCGGGAAGGTATTAGTTGGCGGCGTCAATTCGTCGCAAAGAAGTATGGGGGAACTGTCTGAACAGGTTGGTACAGTGCTGGCAGACTATGAAAGCCAGCTGGTCGCGATGACCGTGGCGGAAGAAGTGGCTTTTGGTCTGGAGACCTCCGGTCTTAGCCGCAATGAAATCAAGCAGCAGGTAAGCGTAACACTGGCCAAGGTAGGGCTGGCCGGGCTGGAAGAATGTCAGGTAGCCGGGTTGTCCGGCGGGCAGAAGCAGCGGCTGGCTATTGCTTCGGTCTTGGTGATGTCACCGGCTATCCTGGTGCTTGATGAGCCGGCATCGGCCCTTGATCCGGAAGGCGCGGCCGGGATTTATGAACTGTTGTATGACCTGAATTGCCAGGGAACAACGGTAATTGTGGTTGAACACCAGCTGGCCCGGATTTTGCCCTATGCCAGCCAGGTTGCCGTGCTGCAGGGCGGCAGCCTCGAGTTCACCGGCGATGTAAGCCAGACGCTGGCGTATATGTGGCAGCAGCCTGAGCTCAAGCTCGGCGTACCGTCTTTATGGGCCATAAAGCTGACGCTTGAGCAGGAAACCGGGCTTAGCCTCGGGGCCTGGAAGACAGAGCGCCAGGCAGCCGAGGAACTCAACCGGCTTACTTGTATAAAAGGGGTGGCCAGAAGTGCCTGA
- a CDS encoding CAP domain-containing protein: protein MTLKTGRLLILCLVLLVSIAIGAGLFIRNYTGTANAATFTYRMVPADGGVIQSKQPELQVQLTLPGETLASYQLYLDGQAIAAAYQPELGLITGRPPQELQPGRHNLSLTFVLTGYQPVEISSSFTIEDKRSEYQSPGAGTEQSSLLAAGLNVLNQYRTALALPPVTEQSLLTRSAQAHADYLARNRLLGHYEDKSQPGFTGATVKERAELAGYYQPVGEGLSTAAVDGGGGVDSLMDAPYHRLAHINPNFTEVGMGFTLRPDCTVINYGAPQGLTDGRIVVYPYPGQTDAKIGWKAVETPNPLAAYGQEETYVGYPISLSVHDSATRELQVLSASLATAGGQPVPFFLVDASKESAWKQHVFLIPRTVLVPGMAYTARIESLRLMADGSTATLAREWTFATLPNLEAASASLGQMSNGADFVSVKLKNGELADLAYTVKQGGQIWQTYQDGRYLRYNPGQPLTGTFTLELTSSLFPGPVVYEFEMTGNEQNRQLMLR from the coding sequence ATGACGCTTAAGACCGGGCGGTTACTTATTCTTTGTTTGGTTTTACTGGTAAGTATTGCAATCGGCGCAGGTTTATTTATCAGGAATTATACCGGTACCGCCAATGCCGCTACATTTACCTACCGGATGGTGCCGGCAGACGGGGGGGTTATCCAGAGTAAGCAGCCGGAGCTGCAGGTGCAGCTTACTTTGCCGGGAGAAACGCTGGCGTCTTATCAGCTGTATCTTGACGGCCAGGCTATAGCGGCGGCTTATCAGCCCGAACTGGGTTTGATTACCGGCCGTCCTCCCCAGGAACTTCAACCCGGCCGGCATAACCTGAGCCTGACCTTCGTACTTACCGGCTACCAGCCGGTTGAAATTAGCAGCAGCTTTACAATTGAGGATAAACGGTCCGAATATCAGTCGCCAGGCGCCGGGACTGAACAGTCCTCGTTACTGGCGGCGGGTCTTAACGTCCTCAATCAATACCGCACCGCCCTGGCTTTGCCGCCGGTAACAGAACAGTCCCTGCTTACCCGCAGTGCTCAGGCCCATGCCGATTATCTGGCCCGCAACAGGCTGCTTGGCCATTATGAGGATAAGTCTCAGCCCGGTTTTACCGGGGCAACCGTAAAAGAGCGGGCCGAATTGGCCGGGTATTATCAGCCGGTGGGGGAGGGCTTGTCTACCGCAGCTGTCGATGGCGGCGGGGGGGTTGATAGTTTGATGGATGCCCCTTATCACCGACTGGCGCATATAAACCCCAATTTCACGGAGGTTGGTATGGGCTTTACCCTGCGGCCGGATTGCACTGTGATTAACTATGGTGCGCCCCAGGGGCTGACAGATGGCAGAATCGTGGTATATCCCTATCCGGGCCAGACCGATGCCAAGATTGGCTGGAAAGCCGTCGAAACCCCTAACCCCCTGGCCGCCTATGGCCAGGAGGAGACCTATGTCGGTTATCCGATTAGTTTAAGTGTGCATGACAGTGCCACCCGGGAACTGCAGGTTTTATCAGCCAGCCTGGCAACCGCCGGCGGTCAGCCAGTCCCTTTTTTTCTGGTTGATGCCAGCAAGGAGAGTGCCTGGAAACAGCATGTGTTTCTTATTCCCCGGACAGTGTTGGTTCCGGGTATGGCCTATACAGCGCGGATTGAGTCCTTACGCCTAATGGCTGACGGCAGTACCGCCACCCTGGCGAGGGAATGGACCTTCGCCACGCTGCCTAACCTGGAAGCCGCGTCAGCCAGTCTCGGGCAAATGAGCAATGGGGCGGATTTTGTCAGTGTCAAGCTGAAAAATGGCGAGCTTGCCGATTTAGCCTATACAGTTAAACAAGGCGGCCAGATCTGGCAGACCTATCAGGACGGGCGTTACCTGCGCTATAACCCCGGCCAGCCGCTGACCGGTACCTTTACACTTGAGCTTACCAGCAGTTTGTTTCCCGGCCCGGTGGTATATGAATTTGAGATGACAGGCAATGAGCAAAACCGGCAGCTGATGCTGCGCTGA
- a CDS encoding exo-beta-N-acetylmuramidase NamZ family protein, with the protein MYFKQLLSILALSFTLVLTAATAGSAAPLTGQQADEVLPEPAKVRLGIDNLDRYLTVFQGKRVGLITNQTGMTSDFQSTIDVLNAKTRLVALFSPEHGIRGHVPAGAPVGSYVDESTGTPVYSLYGPTKKPTAAMLADVDILAFDMQDIGARFYTYMYTMAYAMQSAKENGKTFVVFDRPNPVGGTVVEGNIIQDGYESFIGMYPIPARHGLTIGELARLMNREYHIDCELVVIPMTGWQRSMYFADTRLPWVMTSPNIPTPDTALAYSGTGIFGGTNVSEGIGTTRPFELVGAPWLNAAELAGHMNAAGLPGVMFRPVYFTPRQPEVKYQGRLCGGVQLHVTDMAAYRPVRTGLTLLYVIKELSDGKFAFNQSATAATATIDIYTGDSNVRWGAPLAEILRQWDDTADQFQALSRQYYLYQ; encoded by the coding sequence ATGTATTTTAAACAATTACTCAGTATTCTTGCTCTTAGTTTTACCCTGGTCCTGACGGCCGCCACTGCTGGCAGTGCGGCACCGCTTACCGGCCAACAGGCTGATGAGGTGCTGCCTGAGCCTGCCAAAGTCCGGCTGGGCATTGATAACCTTGACCGGTATCTGACTGTGTTCCAGGGAAAAAGGGTCGGGCTTATTACCAATCAAACCGGGATGACCAGTGATTTTCAAAGCACCATTGATGTGCTTAACGCTAAGACCCGGCTTGTCGCGCTTTTTTCACCCGAACACGGCATCCGGGGTCATGTGCCGGCAGGGGCACCGGTCGGCAGCTATGTTGATGAAAGCACCGGCACACCGGTGTACAGCCTGTATGGGCCAACGAAGAAACCAACTGCCGCCATGCTGGCTGATGTCGATATTCTGGCTTTTGATATGCAGGATATCGGGGCTCGTTTCTATACTTATATGTATACAATGGCGTATGCCATGCAAAGTGCTAAAGAAAACGGCAAAACCTTTGTTGTGTTTGACCGGCCGAATCCGGTGGGCGGGACAGTGGTAGAAGGAAATATTATCCAGGACGGTTATGAGTCGTTCATCGGTATGTATCCGATTCCGGCCCGGCATGGCCTGACAATCGGTGAATTGGCCCGGTTAATGAACCGGGAATATCATATTGACTGCGAGCTTGTGGTTATTCCCATGACCGGCTGGCAGCGCAGTATGTATTTTGCCGATACCCGCTTACCCTGGGTTATGACCTCGCCGAATATCCCGACGCCTGATACGGCGTTAGCCTATAGCGGCACCGGGATTTTTGGCGGTACTAATGTTTCCGAAGGCATTGGCACTACCCGGCCCTTTGAGCTTGTCGGCGCTCCCTGGCTTAATGCCGCTGAGCTGGCTGGGCATATGAATGCCGCCGGCCTGCCGGGGGTTATGTTCCGGCCGGTGTACTTTACGCCCCGCCAGCCGGAGGTCAAATATCAGGGCCGGCTGTGTGGCGGCGTGCAGCTGCATGTTACCGATATGGCGGCCTACCGGCCGGTACGTACCGGTCTTACCCTCTTGTATGTAATTAAGGAGCTGAGTGACGGCAAGTTTGCTTTTAATCAGTCGGCTACTGCCGCCACAGCCACCATCGACATCTATACCGGTGACAGTAATGTCCGCTGGGGTGCGCCTTTGGCGGAAATCCTGCGCCAGTGGGACGACACTGCCGACCAGTTCCAAGCGTTATCCAGGCAATATTATCTCTATCAATAG
- a CDS encoding MetQ/NlpA family ABC transporter substrate-binding protein, producing the protein MNKYIKAVALATVLVAAVAGLTGCSKPAATPAADKILKVGVTAGPHAEIMDVVKQVADKDGLKIEVVEFNDYVQPNVALSQGDIDVNSFQHQPYLDNMVQDRKYDIVSVAKTVIYPMGIYSKKIIALNELKPGATIAIPNDPTNGGRALLLLEKQGLIKLKPGVGLKAAAADIAENPKGFKVKELDAAQVPRSLEDVDLAAVNTNYAMTAGLVPNKDALAIEDGNSPYANIIAVNAKDKDNPAITKLIKAYHSEEVKKFVNEHFKGSVIAVW; encoded by the coding sequence ATGAATAAGTACATAAAAGCAGTAGCCTTGGCCACGGTCCTTGTGGCTGCAGTTGCCGGACTTACCGGCTGCAGTAAGCCGGCAGCAACGCCGGCAGCAGATAAAATACTCAAGGTCGGGGTAACGGCCGGCCCGCATGCCGAAATTATGGATGTTGTTAAACAAGTCGCTGATAAAGACGGTCTGAAGATTGAAGTTGTTGAATTCAATGATTATGTTCAGCCTAATGTGGCCTTAAGCCAGGGGGATATTGACGTCAATAGTTTTCAGCATCAGCCGTATCTGGACAATATGGTCCAAGACCGCAAATATGATATAGTGTCAGTTGCTAAAACTGTTATTTATCCTATGGGCATATATTCGAAGAAGATTATCGCGCTTAATGAGCTTAAGCCAGGCGCCACGATTGCCATTCCCAACGACCCGACCAATGGGGGCCGGGCCTTATTACTGCTGGAAAAACAGGGATTAATTAAGCTTAAACCGGGAGTCGGCCTGAAAGCGGCCGCCGCTGATATTGCCGAAAACCCCAAGGGCTTTAAAGTCAAAGAACTTGACGCTGCTCAGGTACCGCGTTCGCTGGAAGATGTTGATCTGGCGGCCGTTAACACCAACTATGCCATGACCGCCGGGCTTGTTCCCAACAAAGATGCGCTGGCGATTGAGGACGGCAATTCTCCGTATGCGAATATTATTGCTGTAAATGCAAAAGACAAGGATAACCCGGCGATTACTAAACTGATCAAGGCCTATCACTCCGAAGAGGTAAAAAAGTTTGTTAATGAGCATTTCAAAGGCTCCGTAATTGCTGTCTGGTAA
- a CDS encoding energy-coupling factor ABC transporter ATP-binding protein translates to MPELLLNMKDIEFTYSSGKKALAKVDFTVTAGEFVALAGRNGSGKTTLTRLAMALLKPGSGSIHLRGHNTAAMTTADMARSIGYVFQNPDRQIFRDSVVKEVAYGPEQLGFAPAAVTESAAWALAVTGLTELAGSFPRTLSRGQKQKVAIASAIAMRPQMLILDEPTSGQDPWEAQSLMELLTELNQQGITIILVTHDMELISRYAVRAVVLEQGRKVFDGPPAELFDGSQDIGAWGLMPPSALALSRQLTGMNARSADELVEQLAAAIKRRGEQYA, encoded by the coding sequence GTGCCTGAATTACTTCTGAACATGAAAGATATTGAATTTACTTATAGCAGTGGCAAAAAGGCACTGGCTAAGGTTGATTTTACTGTGACAGCCGGTGAATTTGTGGCTCTGGCCGGGCGCAACGGCAGTGGCAAAACAACGCTGACCCGGCTGGCCATGGCCCTCTTAAAGCCAGGCAGCGGCAGTATACACCTGCGGGGACACAACACGGCCGCCATGACCACGGCCGACATGGCCCGCAGCATTGGTTATGTATTCCAAAATCCGGATAGACAGATTTTCCGGGACAGTGTGGTGAAAGAAGTGGCTTATGGGCCTGAGCAGCTGGGGTTTGCCCCGGCTGCCGTCACCGAGTCGGCCGCGTGGGCACTCGCCGTGACCGGCCTGACTGAACTAGCCGGCAGTTTTCCCCGCACGCTCAGCCGGGGCCAAAAGCAGAAAGTGGCAATCGCCTCCGCCATTGCCATGCGCCCGCAAATGCTCATTCTGGATGAGCCGACAAGCGGCCAGGACCCCTGGGAAGCACAAAGCCTGATGGAACTTTTAACCGAACTTAATCAGCAGGGGATTACCATTATCCTGGTTACCCATGATATGGAACTGATTAGCCGGTATGCCGTCCGGGCGGTTGTACTGGAGCAAGGCCGCAAGGTATTTGACGGCCCGCCGGCAGAACTGTTTGACGGCAGTCAGGATATTGGCGCCTGGGGGCTGATGCCGCCGTCAGCCCTGGCTTTAAGCCGTCAGCTTACCGGGATGAATGCCCGGAGTGCCGATGAATTGGTGGAACAGCTTGCGGCGGCGATAAAACGCAGGGGGGAGCAATATGCCTAA
- a CDS encoding SbcC/MukB-like Walker B domain-containing protein, giving the protein MELVARQASERLKQITRHRYALELNSDGGFLIRDDANGGVRRPVSTLSGGETFQAALALSLALSAQIQLKGKYPLEFFFLDEGFGSLDQQALDVAMTTLEKLHIERLTIGIISHVSELKQRLPRRLVVEPAEPAGRGSRVWVEEA; this is encoded by the coding sequence ATGGAATTAGTGGCCCGGCAGGCCTCGGAGCGCTTAAAGCAGATAACCCGGCACCGCTATGCCCTGGAGCTTAATTCTGACGGCGGGTTTCTGATTCGTGATGATGCCAATGGCGGTGTCAGGCGGCCGGTCAGTACTTTGTCAGGAGGAGAAACCTTCCAGGCCGCATTGGCGTTATCCCTGGCGTTATCGGCGCAAATTCAGCTTAAAGGCAAGTATCCGCTCGAATTCTTTTTTCTGGATGAAGGTTTTGGTTCCCTTGACCAGCAGGCCCTGGATGTGGCGATGACCACCTTAGAGAAGCTCCATATCGAGCGGCTGACCATCGGGATTATCAGTCATGTGTCTGAGTTAAAACAGCGCCTGCCGCGACGGTTGGTTGTGGAACCGGCCGAACCGGCCGGGCGGGGCAGCCGCGTATGGGTCGAGGAGGCATAA
- a CDS encoding energy-coupling factor transporter transmembrane component T family protein, with the protein MPKLAPLTKLILTAAVSVWALLVPTLAGQAALVGGQLLLFVLYRLSGKHFTGALGLAVFAIMLAGLQYVFGSTVEFALMTGLKMLAMSLIFIFLLATTRLQDLTAALVSQCRIPYEYAFMFTSALRFVPDFLAESQAVREAQACRGYVFRGNPLKRLRDYVAIVEPLVLRAVSRSETMAMSLELRGFGSRGRRQFTADVTLGPADFAVMFLMLALTAGLAVNR; encoded by the coding sequence ATGCCTAAACTTGCACCGCTTACCAAACTTATTTTAACAGCGGCCGTGTCGGTATGGGCACTGCTGGTGCCGACACTGGCCGGCCAGGCTGCCCTGGTCGGCGGGCAGCTCCTGCTGTTTGTGCTTTATCGCCTGTCAGGCAAACACTTTACAGGTGCCCTCGGCTTAGCTGTTTTTGCTATCATGCTGGCCGGGCTTCAGTATGTATTTGGCAGTACCGTCGAGTTTGCCCTGATGACAGGGCTTAAAATGTTGGCGATGTCGCTGATTTTTATATTTTTATTGGCAACTACCCGCCTGCAGGATTTGACCGCTGCTTTAGTCAGCCAGTGCCGGATTCCTTATGAATATGCGTTTATGTTTACCTCGGCGCTGCGTTTTGTACCTGATTTTCTGGCGGAAAGTCAGGCTGTCCGTGAGGCCCAGGCTTGCCGGGGCTATGTTTTTCGCGGCAATCCCCTGAAGCGGCTGCGGGACTATGTTGCGATCGTTGAACCTCTTGTCCTGCGGGCCGTGTCGCGTTCCGAAACCATGGCGATGAGTCTGGAGCTGCGGGGCTTTGGCAGCCGGGGCCGCCGGCAGTTTACGGCCGATGTAACGCTGGGGCCTGCTGATTTTGCTGTTATGTTCCTGATGCTGGCCCTTACAGCCGGGCTGGCGGTTAACCGGTAA
- a CDS encoding 8-oxo-dGTP diphosphatase, translating into MRSTTLCLPVQGRPAERILLGLKKTGFGCGKYNGFGGKFEEGETAAAAAVRELKEECGLAACEADLEYVGELQFVFPASPELDHDVQLYVVPTWQGEPQESPEMKPEWFAIADIPYKQMWADDIYWLPAVLKGKKISGRVIFGENNEDVEDITIRSL; encoded by the coding sequence ATGCGATCAACGACTTTATGCCTGCCTGTTCAGGGCCGGCCGGCGGAGCGTATCCTGCTCGGCCTGAAAAAGACCGGATTCGGTTGTGGCAAGTACAACGGGTTTGGCGGCAAATTTGAGGAGGGTGAGACAGCGGCGGCAGCGGCTGTGCGCGAGTTGAAAGAAGAATGCGGCTTAGCCGCCTGTGAGGCTGATCTTGAATATGTGGGCGAATTACAGTTTGTTTTCCCGGCCAGCCCGGAGCTTGACCATGATGTGCAGCTGTATGTCGTGCCTACCTGGCAGGGAGAACCGCAGGAATCGCCGGAAATGAAGCCTGAATGGTTTGCGATTGCCGATATACCTTACAAACAGATGTGGGCAGATGATATCTATTGGCTGCCGGCCGTGCTTAAGGGTAAAAAAATCAGCGGCCGGGTAATTTTTGGTGAGAATAACGAGGATGTTGAGGATATCACTATCAGGAGCTTGTAA
- a CDS encoding tryptophan transporter → MESKQQQELIIVQTGQEGRFRWVAVTALLLAIGVILKIVTPSIAGITPNWLIAMYCIAINLTRVGVKQAAGIGLVTGAISIPISKAALPYANFVSEPVGAVVCALLVHTSLSLTIGKINLRPAITAGISTVASGFTFITILKVVLSLPMAVYLYGMMPVVLTVAAINMVITQLLYFPAKRMFGGKEA, encoded by the coding sequence GTGGAAAGCAAACAGCAACAAGAATTAATTATCGTCCAAACCGGGCAGGAGGGCCGCTTCCGCTGGGTGGCAGTGACTGCCCTGCTGCTGGCTATTGGCGTTATATTAAAAATCGTTACCCCTTCGATTGCCGGTATTACCCCCAACTGGCTGATTGCCATGTATTGCATTGCCATTAATCTTACCCGGGTCGGCGTTAAACAGGCGGCCGGCATTGGTTTGGTAACAGGCGCTATCTCTATTCCCATCTCCAAGGCGGCGTTGCCTTACGCTAATTTCGTCAGTGAGCCGGTCGGTGCCGTTGTCTGTGCGCTGCTTGTTCATACCTCACTCAGTCTGACGATCGGCAAAATCAACCTGCGGCCGGCCATTACCGCCGGGATCAGTACTGTGGCCAGCGGCTTTACCTTTATTACCATTCTCAAAGTTGTGCTGTCCTTGCCAATGGCGGTGTATCTCTATGGCATGATGCCTGTTGTTTTGACAGTGGCCGCAATTAATATGGTAATTACCCAGCTCTTATATTTTCCGGCAAAAAGGATGTTTGGCGGCAAGGAGGCGTAG
- a CDS encoding exonuclease SbcCD subunit D, with the protein MRILHTADWHFGKTIEGRDRHREQVAFVEELAGICADERIDLVLVAGDVFQSPNPSAAAEELFYYAVDKLADHGRRGVVIVAGNHDNPDRLCAASPLAGRLGITLAGLPKEELGPTSPGPGKVYRVNGGQAWLELAVPGIDHTAVIAALPYPSEGRLKELLAASLEESDLRQGYNNRLAGLFSAINARYRPASVNLAISHLYVRGGIESESEHQIQVGGAYAVDPLVFPAAAQYIALGHLHRPQYVGGTPAPCRYAGSPLAYSFSETGYAKSVTIVDVRPGLAAQIRELPLSAGRPLVRWRATGGLAQVRAWVDAGRDKEAWIEVELEITQALALDEIQQLRAMHQGFVTIRPVFQAVEDNQSKVPARLNSMPLNELFIRFYEQQNGGLKPEARLVELFLELSQSILAEEEQSDCGGEAVL; encoded by the coding sequence ATGCGCATCTTACATACAGCCGACTGGCATTTTGGCAAAACGATTGAAGGCCGGGACAGACACCGGGAGCAGGTGGCGTTTGTGGAGGAATTAGCGGGCATTTGCGCAGATGAACGCATTGACCTGGTACTGGTGGCCGGAGATGTCTTTCAAAGCCCTAACCCCAGTGCGGCAGCCGAGGAATTGTTTTATTATGCGGTTGACAAGCTGGCTGACCATGGCCGGCGGGGTGTGGTCATTGTGGCCGGCAACCATGATAATCCGGACAGGCTGTGTGCTGCCTCACCCCTGGCCGGCCGTTTAGGCATTACTCTGGCCGGCTTACCTAAAGAAGAGCTTGGCCCAACCAGTCCGGGGCCGGGGAAGGTGTACCGGGTCAATGGCGGTCAGGCCTGGCTGGAATTGGCTGTGCCGGGAATTGACCATACCGCAGTCATTGCGGCTCTGCCTTATCCCTCAGAAGGACGGCTTAAAGAGCTGCTGGCCGCTTCCCTGGAAGAGAGTGATTTGCGTCAGGGCTATAACAACAGGCTCGCCGGGCTGTTTAGTGCAATTAATGCCAGGTACCGGCCTGCTTCTGTTAATCTGGCCATAAGCCATCTGTATGTTCGCGGCGGCATTGAATCAGAATCTGAGCATCAGATTCAGGTGGGCGGGGCCTATGCGGTAGATCCGCTGGTGTTTCCGGCGGCTGCCCAATATATTGCCCTGGGGCATTTGCATCGGCCGCAGTATGTGGGCGGGACGCCGGCCCCCTGCCGCTATGCCGGCTCGCCGCTGGCCTACAGCTTTTCCGAGACCGGCTACGCCAAGTCGGTAACCATCGTTGATGTCCGGCCCGGTCTGGCTGCCCAGATACGGGAGCTGCCGTTAAGTGCCGGCCGGCCGCTGGTGAGATGGCGGGCGACCGGTGGCTTGGCCCAGGTGCGGGCCTGGGTTGACGCCGGGCGCGATAAGGAGGCCTGGATTGAGGTCGAACTGGAGATTACGCAGGCGCTGGCTCTGGATGAAATCCAACAATTACGGGCCATGCATCAGGGTTTTGTTACCATCAGACCGGTGTTTCAGGCAGTAGAAGACAATCAGTCCAAGGTTCCGGCCCGCCTGAACAGTATGCCGCTCAACGAACTGTTTATCCGGTTTTATGAACAGCAAAACGGCGGCCTTAAGCCTGAGGCCCGGCTTGTCGAACTGTTTCTTGAATTAAGTCAGAGTATCCTGGCGGAGGAAGAACAGAGCGACTGCGGGGGGGAGGCGGTGTTATGA
- a CDS encoding MBL fold metallo-hydrolase produces the protein MKIRHLRHATFQLHMKGLSLLVDPVLGAAGSMAPIDNSPNQRRNPLVELPVTVGEAIRTDSCLITHSHCDHFDSAAGEFLPKHMAVFCQPEDLAKLQQQGFHNLQAVDPAVTWQGITITRTGGQHGTGEIGRKMAPVSGYILKAVGEPTLYIAGDTIWCPEVAAALAVHKPQVIVLNGGAARFNEGEPITMGPQDIYQVCRQAPAAMVIVVHLEAINHCLLTRAELNGFLVQHGLESRVLVPDDGQWLTC, from the coding sequence TTGAAAATAAGGCATCTCAGACATGCTACTTTTCAGCTGCATATGAAGGGGCTGAGCTTGTTGGTTGATCCTGTTTTAGGTGCTGCCGGCAGTATGGCGCCAATTGATAATTCGCCTAACCAGCGGCGGAATCCATTGGTAGAGCTGCCGGTTACTGTGGGCGAGGCAATAAGGACGGACAGTTGCCTCATTACTCATAGCCATTGTGATCACTTTGATTCTGCAGCCGGTGAGTTCTTGCCCAAACACATGGCGGTGTTTTGCCAGCCGGAAGATCTGGCTAAACTACAGCAACAGGGGTTTCATAACCTACAGGCGGTTGATCCGGCTGTTACCTGGCAGGGAATAACCATCACGCGTACCGGGGGGCAGCATGGCACCGGGGAAATTGGCCGCAAAATGGCGCCGGTGTCTGGTTATATTCTGAAAGCTGTTGGTGAGCCCACCCTTTATATTGCCGGTGACACCATCTGGTGCCCGGAGGTGGCAGCAGCGCTGGCGGTGCATAAGCCGCAGGTGATTGTACTGAATGGCGGCGCGGCCAGGTTTAATGAGGGCGAGCCAATAACCATGGGGCCGCAGGATATCTATCAGGTATGCCGGCAGGCCCCGGCGGCGATGGTTATTGTTGTGCATCTGGAGGCCATTAATCATTGTCTGTTGACCAGGGCTGAGCTCAATGGCTTTTTGGTTCAGCATGGTTTAGAGAGCAGGGTGCTGGTTCCTGATGATGGTCAGTGGCTTACGTGTTAA
- a CDS encoding diacylglycerol/lipid kinase family protein, giving the protein MKKYVLIYNPVAGDAKFKTRLDEVIEYLQAADGIVIPFRTRLKGDVRAFVSQSKGFATAGLLVAGGDGTVHEVINAMLAESVDVPLGIIPSGTCNDFASHLSLGKDLAGCLRAVTGGQWRTVDVGMVNGEYFLNVASAGLLTSVAHSVDTALKNTLGRMAYYFKGLGELPSFRSLRVRITADGRTINDDILLFLVMNSGLVGSFPTLAPQAKIDDGKLDLLIVNKCSIPELMGLFFSIFSGRHIASSHIRHLQAANIYIECDEPVESDLDGELGPLLPLAISTVTNKLKVFRLT; this is encoded by the coding sequence ATGAAGAAGTATGTGCTTATCTATAATCCGGTAGCCGGCGATGCTAAATTCAAGACCCGGCTGGATGAGGTAATCGAATACCTGCAAGCGGCAGACGGTATAGTAATCCCCTTTCGCACCAGGCTTAAAGGGGATGTCCGGGCCTTTGTCAGTCAGAGCAAGGGCTTTGCCACCGCTGGCCTGCTTGTGGCCGGTGGTGACGGTACTGTCCATGAGGTTATCAACGCCATGCTGGCCGAATCTGTCGATGTACCTTTAGGGATTATCCCCAGCGGTACCTGCAATGATTTTGCCAGTCACTTAAGCCTGGGAAAAGATTTGGCCGGCTGCCTGCGGGCCGTGACCGGCGGGCAGTGGCGTACGGTTGATGTGGGCATGGTTAATGGCGAGTATTTCCTCAATGTGGCCAGTGCCGGCCTGCTGACCTCGGTAGCCCATAGTGTGGATACAGCCTTAAAGAATACCCTGGGCCGGATGGCCTACTACTTTAAAGGCCTGGGGGAGTTGCCCAGCTTTCGCTCCCTGCGGGTCAGGATAACGGCAGACGGCCGGACGATCAATGATGATATTCTGCTATTTCTGGTCATGAACAGCGGGCTGGTGGGCAGCTTTCCCACTCTCGCCCCCCAGGCCAAGATCGACGATGGCAAGCTGGATCTGCTGATTGTCAATAAATGCAGCATTCCTGAACTTATGGGGCTGTTTTTCAGTATCTTCTCCGGCCGGCACATTGCCAGCAGCCACATCCGGCATCTGCAGGCCGCCAATATCTATATAGAGTGTGATGAACCGGTGGAAAGCGATCTGGATGGGGAATTAGGGCCATTGCTGCCGCTGGCGATTTCTACAGTTACCAATAAACTAAAGGTTTTCCGATTGACATAA